Proteins encoded by one window of Lepeophtheirus salmonis chromosome 10, UVic_Lsal_1.4, whole genome shotgun sequence:
- the LOC121125239 gene encoding uncharacterized protein isoform X2 — MRLPSLFERDKKVENVKNRKLMDGLRCIDNFTFRCLDREHRAYFNTLYAGTTQVIVDLCTEGSYQTDYLRHAPCMREVQNGYERCAADYQYRIKNLNSKQENGGDNERNVKLLCCSFQNYLFCSERIVNSTCGPETARFTKSFLDRMSGPLIQGHCQAYEQGLNENCFSENYSDSGYSPSSSSGSSSSSEQSRGSLQNPFSSSAPSLQTYFPHLILLLTIHPIVRLLTVSRT; from the exons ATGAGACTTCCTTCATTATTTGAAAGggataaaaaagtagaaaacgtGAAGAATAG aaaattaatgGATGGCCTCCGATGCATCGACAACTTTACATTTCGCTGCTTGGATCGTGAGCATAGAGCCTATTTCAATACTCTTTACGCAGGGACTACTCAAGTGATTGTGGATCTTTGTACTGAGGGCTCCTATCAAACag ATTATCTTCGACATGCACCCTGCATGAGAGAAGTACAGAATGGATATGAGAGATGTGCCGCAGACTATCAATATCGAATCAAGAATCTCAACAGCAAACAAGAGAATGGGGGTGACAATGAGAGAAACGTGAAACTTCTTTGCTGCtcctttcaaaattacttattttgctCAGAGAGGATCGTCAACTCCACCTGTGGTCCTGAAACTGCTCGCTTCACCAAGAGTTTTCTTGATAGAATGTCAGGTCCATTAATACag GGACATTGTCAGGCCTATGAGCAGGGTCTGAATGAAAATTGTTTCTCAGAGAATTACTCTGACTCAGGCTATTCCCCTTCCTCCTCTTCCGGATCATCTTCATCGTCGGAACAATCCAGGGGCTCTCTACAAAACCCATTTTCTTCATCTGCGCCATCCTTGCAAACGTATTTCCCTCATCTTATCCTTCTCCTTACTATTCATCCTATTGTTCGACTTCTGACAGTCTCCCGCACCTAG